CCATCGGCGCGACCGCGATGCGATTTGCCAGCGTCATGCCACGCAAGGTGTACGGCGTGAACATCGGCGGGGCGACCTCGGTATCCATCGTCGTCGGCCGCGAGGCGGCGGCGGTCGCTCTTGCCGCGAACCAGCGCTCGACGCCGGAGAGGTACGCCGAGTCGCGGAGGCGCAGGTTTTCATGGCTGACACGCTGACTGCGCGTGAGCAGGCTGTACGCGAACTGTTCAGGGGGAAGGTGGATGTAACGTCGAACGTTCTCGAACCACTCCATCGAGTTGCGGGATGCGTTCTGGAGACGCAGCGCTTCGATCATGCGCTCGTCCTGATACGTCTGGAGCGCGGACGGAAGTGAGGAGTGACTCGAGACCGCGCGTGCGAGCGATATCGCGTCTTCCATCGCCAGCTTGGTGCCGGAACCGATCGAGAAGTGCGCGGTATGAGCGGCATCGCCGACCAGCACCACGTTGCCGTCGAACCAGCGCTCATTGGTGACGCGAACGAAGTTGACCCACGGCGAACGCTCCCGATGCGTCGCATTGCTCATCAGATGATGGCCATCGAGCCACTGGCTGAACATGCGCTCGCAGATCGCGATCGTTGTCGACGCGTCGGCTCCGTCAAAACCCGCCCGGTGCCATGATTCGTCGTCGCATTCGACGATGAAGGTGGAAAGCCCGTCTTCAAAGCGGTAGCAGTGCGCCTGGAATACGCCGAGCTCGTTCTGGACGAAGAAGAACGTGAATGCGTCGAACGGGCGTGTCGTACCGAACCAGACGAAATGTGCCGGGCGCACATCGAGGTGCGGCTTGAACACGGCCGCGCGCTCGTGTCTGATCGAGCTGTTGACACCGTCGGCAGCGACGATGAGATCGGCGTTGTTGCATGCGCGGATTGAGTCGAGAGCTTCGATGCTGGCGACATTGCAATTGAAGCGAACGTCGACGCCGAGCGACACAGCGCGTCGGTGCAGAATGTCGAGGAGAGTGCGGCGTGCAATTCCGCTGAAGCCGTGTCCGCCGGAAGTGATGGTCCTGTCGCCGACGATAACGTCGATGTCGTCCCAGTGGGCGAAGTGCTCGACGATCGTGTGGTACGTGTCCTCGTCGGCGGCCTGGAAGTTCTGCAGCGTCTGATCCGAGAAGACCACGCCCCAGCCGAAGGTGACGCCGGGTGCATTGCGTTCGAGTACAGTTACGTCGTGCTCCGCATGCGCCTTCTTGAGGAGGAGGGCGAAATAGAGGCCGGCGGGACCACCGCCGATGGTGACGACGCGCACTTATAGGCTCATGGAATGCCGAGGGGCGGAGCAGGTGCAGGTTGGTGCGGAGATATTATAAGCCTAAAACATCAACTTCGTACGGGTTGATTTCCTGGCTGGTAACTGGCGATATTGCAAGGCTCCGGGCGAACCGGGGAAACAGGTCGAACAAGGTGTCGCGGCGCTATCGTCTAGGGGACCAGGACGGGGCCCTCTCAAGGCCCAAACACGGGTTCGAATCCCGTTAGCGCTATTTTGCCATGGACGGACCGTCGCGGCCCCATCGTCTATCGGTTAGGACGGCACCCTTTCACGGTGCAGAGAGGGGTTCGATTCCCCTTGGGGCTATAGGGTTGGACGCAGTTTGGTTAGGTTGTTGGGCCCGCGCGGTTGGCGGGATGGGGCGCGGGAAGGGTCCGCGTGTGGGTGTTTTGTGTTTGGGGCCGTAGCTCAGTTTGGTTAGAGCACTCGACTGTCACTCGAGAGGTCGCGGGTTCGACCCCCGTCGGCCCCGTATTTTTTAGATCGTCATTCCCGCGGTAGGGCGCGGATTCATCCGCGCCTTGGGAATCCATGTTGCAGTTTGGGCCGGTGTGACAGCCGGATATATTGGTCCTGAAGGAGCAGTTCGGACGGCCGCCCTCGTGGTGAAATTGGTAGACACGCAAGCTTGAGGTGCTTGTGCTGAAAGGCATCGCGGTTCGAGTCCGCGCGAGGGCATGAAGTGGTGGAGCAGGGCATTGCGGGCGGTTTTGGTGGATCGGACGGCGCACTTGGGATCGTGTGCGCGATCATGCCACAGTAGCTCAGTGGTAGAGCACTCGATTCGTAATCGAGCGGTCATCGGTTCAATCCCGATCTGTGGCTCTTTTGAGTGAGCGTTGCGGGTGTAGCTCAGTTGGTAGAGCGCCAGCTTCCCAAGCTGGATGTCGTGGGTTCGAACCCCATCACCCGCTCCTGGTGCAAATTGTCGAATCACAGTCGTCGAGACGAATCGCCGCGCAGTTATCCGCGCGGCGATTTTTGCGTTTGGACGAGTCTCCGGACGGACACGATCCCCGAACCGGTGCGATACCCCGCGCAGGCTTCAGAACCCTTTCACCAGCAATCCGTTCTTCACCAGAGAGTCGATAGCTGCGGCGTCATGTCCCGGCATCATGCGGAGCTCGGGCTCGGCGGCATGAAGTTGATGGAGTCCCGCCAATTCCTCCCGAACCTTGTCGCGATCCTCGCCAGCCAGAAATGTCACCACTCGGGCCTTTTCTCGACCGGTCTCGATGTTTTCCATCTGCCACGCGACATCGCCCACGAACAGGAACTCCACCCCGTCGGCTCGGCGGACATACACCATCTGACTGCCCGGCGTGTGGCCTGGAGCCTTGATCAGCACCACCCCGGGAGCGACCGCGTGGTATCGGACATAGTCGAGCGGTCGATAGCCATCGAAAATGTTGGACGGCAGATGCAGCGCGGCGAAAGGATCCGACTTGAGGTTCGCCTCGAGCTCGGCGACCTGTTCTCGCGTTAGGCGCGTGACGGCCAACAGGGCTTTCAGGTTCGGTTGAGCCAGCAGGCCGCCGACGTGGTCCGGATGCTCATGCGTCACGAGGATCAGGGTGGCGCGGGCCAGCGCGCCGCTCATCCGTGAATACGCAGCGGTGTCGAAGACCCGCGCGCTCATGGATTTGGCGATGCCAGCGTCGAGCGCCGCATCGACGAGCGCCACGTGATCGCGATATACCAGCTCGTAGGACGACACCGGCAGATCGGTGCGTTGCCAGCCGTCTCCCGCAACAACAATCGTCCTGGGCGCCGACAGATGCGCCACGGTTTCGACGCGAATGAGCTGCGGTTTCTCCCCGGCTTGCGAGTCGGCAAGCTGTCTTACCCGGGCGATGTCGATGGCATACGCAGCTGGCGAAGCCGTATGGCTTTCAACAAGGAGCCACCAGTATGCGGGGATGCTCACGGCGACGATCACTAGAAGGCCGTAGCCTGCCCATCTCAGCCACTTCATGCCGCACTCCGCTGCGTGGCGAACCCGTCCAGCAACGTCATCGCGCTGAAAAACCGCTTGGCGGCCATCAGTTCTCGACTCCGTTCAGAAGAATATCGGTGACGTACGCAGCCAGGTTGCTCAGCGTCTGCTGACCGCCTTCGATTGCGTGGTACTTCTCGACCACCTCGTCGCGCATCTCCCTGGTGGGGAACACCGTGCGCATCTCGATTCGGGTCGCTGCGCCGTCTGGCGCGAACGTCAGGAGCGACTCGAAGGCGTTCGGGTCGCCGCGTGACTCGCCGTGCAGCAGCGCGATCCGCTCCGGCGGGGTGATCTCGGTCCAGGCGATCCACTCCTCGTAGTCCGTACCGTCCGGTCCGTGCATCACGAAGTCCCAATCCCCGCCGACGCGGAACTCGAACGCCCGCGTCGTGGTGGTGAACCCATCCGGCCCCCACCATCGCGACAGGTGCCGCACCTCCGTGAACGCCTCGAACACCAGCTCTCGCGGGGCATCGATGACCCGGGAGATCACGATCTCGCGGTCGGCCGTCGCGGACTGCGGCGACGCGTCCCATCCTGTTGCTGCCATTGGTCACTCCTCCCGTCTTGCATGTTTGAGATCCTGGACATACGCGTCCAGCCGGTCGAAGCTCTCGTTCCAGAACTGCTCGAATCCGCCCGTCCACTCGTGAAGCGGTCGCAGCCCGCGGGCGTCGAGTCGGTACAGCCGTTGCTTGCCCGCCTTGCGCTCGCTCAGCAGTCCGACCTCCCGAAGCACCCGCAGGTGCTTGGATGCCCCCGGCTGGCTCATCCCCAGCTCGTGGGCCAACTCCGTCACCGGCCGCTCGCCCGACCGCAGCAGCACCAGAATCTGTCGCCGCCGCGGCTCGGCGATCGCGTTGAAGACGTCCGACGTCGTTGCTGCTCTTGCCATGGCCCAATCATATGCCGATATCGGAATATGTCAAGACGGGAAGGAGAGTGGAGGGCATGGCGGTGCTACCCAGGCTGTACGTCGGGGGTTCGAAACCGGCCAGCCGCTGTCGTGTAAACCGCACGCTGTGGGCTCAAACGCCCGTGATTCCGTTGTGCACCACGGGCGTTTGACGTAAGGCGCGGACTCCGTCGCACCCTCGCGTCGATTGGCGGTAACCGGCACGAGCGACCCGACCGACGCGTCGCTTATGTTGAGGCCGTTGGTCGTGTCGGAGAAGTTGGCGCTACGACGCCCAACAGTTGGGCCGAAATGATCCACAGCATTTGAGTCGTCCAACGCGTGCGCTCTTGCCACGACCTGCGAGGCATTCGCCATCCGCGGACGCGTCTCTATTGCGGGCGGAATCCGGGCAGTCCATAATTGATCGGTCACGGGATGGACCAGCTTCCCGTGCACACAGGCCGAGTTGCGACCTCTTCACTCATGATGAGCGAGGTGCAGCGTGGTGCCGTCCGAGTCCATTGGCGTAAGCTCCTACGGGGAGCCGGTATCGACCGGCACCCAATCGACTCAACCACAGGGCGCTCTCACGAACGTTGGGCCCTACCGCATCGTTCGCCTCCTCGGCGAAGGCGGTATGGGCGTCGTGTATCTCGCAGAACAGGACGAACCTGTTCGCCGCCAGGTGGCCCTCAAGATTCTCCGCCACGGGCTCAATACCAACGAGGTCGTCGCGCGCTTCCACGCCGAGCAGCAGACTCTGGCAATGATGGAGCACCCGAACATCACGCGCGTTTACGACGCGGGTGTCACGGAGTCGGGGCTGCCGTATTTCGTCATGGAATACGTGGTGGGACACACCATCACCGAGTACGCTGCCACGCACCGCCTCAGCGTACGCGAACGCATCGATCTGTTCATTCAGGTTTGCCGAGCGGTACAGCACGCGCATCAGAAGGGAATCGTGCATCGCGACATCAAGCCGTCCAATGTCATCGTCACGGATACGGACGGCGAGCCGCTGTGCAAGGTGATCGACTTCGGAATCGCGAAAGCCATCGCGCCCGCCCTCGCAAGCGCGCGCCTGACGATGACTGGCATGGCGCTCGGAACTCCAGCATACATGAGCCCGGAGCAGTTCCTCTCCGACGGGACCGACATCGATACTCGCGCGGACATCTACGCACTCGGCGCGATGCTGTACGAATTACTCGCCGGTGTGCTGCCGTTCGATTCCACAAAGTCTTCCGGAATGGCGGCGTTGCTGGCCCAGCACATAACCAATGACCCGCCCCAACCGAGTGTCCGATTCGGCGGACTGCCAGCCGAGCAGCGCGCAATGCTGGCCGCGGAACGTCGTACTGACGCAGCTACGCTCAGGCGCACACTTGCAGGCGATCTGGACGCTGTCATCCTGGAAGCCCTCGAGCGCGATCGTGAGCGACGCTACGCGACCGCCAACGCTTTCGCGCTCGATCTCGAGAACTACCTGGCGAACAAACCCGTCGCTGCGCATACCTCCAGCGTCGCGTATCGCGCTGGGAAGTTCACGCGGCGTCATCGAGTCGGTGTGACCTTCGCGGCAACAGTGCTCGTTCTTCTGTCCGCAGCTGCCATCGGCGCGACTGTCCAGGCGCGACGACTTGCGCGCGCGCGTGCCGTTGCAGTCGCACGGCAGGGTCAGGCGGAGGACCTGATCGGATTCATGCTTGGCGATCTGCGCGACAAGCTGACGGTGATGGGACGGCTCGATGTGCTGGATTCCGTTGGCGCCAAGGCACTCGTCTATTTCGCTGCCGTCCCCGCGTCACAACTGAGCGACGAAGAGTCGTTCCGTCGTGCGCAGGCGCTGCAGCAACTGGGCGAGGTGCGCATGGCGCAGGGCAAGTTACCGGACGCTGCCCGTTTGATGGGACAGTCTCTTGCTATCTCGGAGAGGCTGGCGCAGCGCGATTCGTTGAACGGTCGATGGCAGATGGGACTCGCTCACAGCCATTTCTGGGCTGGCAATGTCGATTGGGAACTCGGAAGCATCGATTCAGCACTCGCTCATTTTGTACCGTTCGTCACGATCAGTCGGCGTCTGATCGCGCACTATCCGGACAGTCTGGAATATCGCGCCGAGTTGGCGTACGCGCTGAACAACATCGGTTTTGCGAAGGAAGCGAGCGGCGACATCCGTGGTGCACTTTCGTCCTACATGGCGAGCCTCGGAATCAACCAGAGCCTCGTGAATCGCGATCCAAAGAAGCTGGAGTGGCAGGTCAGTCTTGCCGCGGAGCACAATGCCGCGGCTGTGGCCCAGCGTAAACTCGGCGATCTCGCCGGCGCGCTCGCGAGCCACGACACCGAACTGGTAATCAAGCAGTCGCTGCTGGCACACGATTCAACCAACGTCGAATACGAGCACTACGTCGGCATCGCGCATGCGTACCGTGGTGAGCTTCGCATGTTGACGGGCGACGAAAGGGGCGCACTCGAGGACGCGTCGGCGACGCGTGCGCTCTACGCCAGGATCGTCGCGCACGACACGACCAACGCGTCGATGCAATGGAGCCTTGCGAAGACCGAGCGGCAGATTGCGCAGATTCATCTGGAGGACGGAAATCCGCAGGCCGCGCTCGCCGAGCTGAGCGCGGCCCAGCCGATTATTCGCCGTCTGTTGCTCAAGTCTCCGATCAATCCGCGCGCCGCCGCTGAACGAATACGGTCCGGCACCGTGCAGGCGCAAAGTCTGGTTGCGATCGGGCGCGCAAAGGACGCGGTGGTCGTCGCACAGCGCGTGGCATTGGAAGCCGATTCGGCCGTCGCAACAAAACCGAGCGACATCGAGCACCGTCTCGCGGCGACGGAGGCAAGTCTCGCGTTGGGTGACGCACAATCGCAGATCGGTGACGCTGCTGGCGCACGCGCCGCGTGGTCGCATGCTCTTTCGCTCATCGATTCCACGGCGACTGCGACCAGGCAGACAGAACTGCTTGCGGCGCAGGCTACCGCGTTACTCGAGCTCGGACGTGAGAACGACGCCGCGCTGATCACCACCGAACTTCTTCGGCGCGGCTACCGCAGACCTTCGTTCCTCAGGCTGGTCCGCAAACATCAACGCTCTGCGGCGTGATGCGCGCGAACGACGGAGGGCGGAGCGTTAAGTAGCGGCCGCGGACATCCCGCCCGCAGCCGGCAAATCAACCGTCATGGAGACTCGTCAGATGCCGGACATCACAGTCCAAGTAACGTTCACCGATCCGAACACGTTTTCGTTCGATCCGCCAATTGCGAGTTTGAATGCCGCAGGGAAGATCATATTCCAGCGCAAACCTGCCAGCGCGGCGTGGACCTTTGTCAGCATCAACAACCTCCCGAGTCAGTTCACGTGGAGTCTCAAGGGCAACGCCTCGGAGCTCCACGTCGACGACGCGTTTACATCCAACGGAGATTTTGGATATACCGTAACGGTGCACGATGCCAGTGGTGACCATACGAGCGGACCGACTGCGAAAGCGACTGTCCCGCCGATGATCATGAACCTGTAGCAGATAACCGCGATGCCTGGCGGTCTCGCCCGTGTCCGGACGCGGATGCGTGGGGCGACACCGCCAACGCTCCGCCTCAGGGGCTGGCCTAGCGGCTCGGGAATGTGGTTCCGTCACCGTGGGGCCGATACTTCTCCACATGACGCCCACCCCCCAGGTCGCCACAGCCGCTGGCCCGCGGAACGCGACCGGCGCGGTTGCGGAGGCCGACGAGTGCTTCACGCCGGCCGCGGCGCTCGGGGCTATCTATCGTCAGGCCGACCGGTGGATCGCGGTCTTCATCTCCGCTCATCTCCTCTTTGCGGTCGCGATCGCGCCTGTATACGGAACCTGGAACGCCGTAGTCCTGGTTGGCGGCGGGCTCGCCCTGTCGTTCGTTGTAAGTGCGTGGCGCTGGCCGGGCTCGTTCTGGACGCGCTGCCTGGCGGGCGTAGCACTCCAGGGATTCGCCGCTCTGCACATCTATCAGATGCACGGCCTCGCGGAGATGCACTTCTTCATCTTCACCGCCGTGACGATGATGATCGCCTATCAGGACGTCGTCGCGCTCTGGCCAGGCGTCATATGCATTGTAGCGCAGCATACGCTGTTCGCATACTGGCACAATCAGGGGCAACCGATTGGCGGAGTACCGTTCTTCGACCACAGTCACGCGGGAACCATGCAGCTTGGTTTCCACTTCGGGATCGCCGTCGTGGAGGTCGTGATCGCGTCATTCTGGAGCTACGCTCTCCGCCAGCGAACCATTCGCGACGCAAGGCAGCGTGCGGCACTGGCCGGCGTGAATGCCGCGCTCGCCGAGCGAGAGGCAGACACTGCGCGCTCTCTGGCACTCGTCGAAGCAACGCTGGAAGCGACCGCCGACGGTATCCTCGTACTCGACGGTACTGGCAGGGTCACGGACTACAACAAGCGCGTGGCGGAAATGTGGGCGATCTCGCCCCATCTCCTCGCCGAAGGCGACGGCACCGCCGTCCGGAACCGTCTCCTCGCGCAGGTGTGCGACCCCGTTGCGCTTGGGGCGTACTACGCTGTCACAGGGGGCGAGCCAATATACCAGCGGCTCGATCAGGTGGAGCTCACCGACGGCCGTGTGTTCGAATGTCACGTGCGCCCCCAGCACATCGGCACAAACGCAGTGGGACGCGTGCTCAGTTTCCACGATGTCACGGCGCGCGTTCGCCTGGAGCGTGAGCTGGCACATCAGGCGCTCACCGACGCATTGACAGGACTCGCCAACCGCGTCCTGTTCCGCGATCGCGTAGCGCACGCGCTTGCGCGTGGCAGCCGCAACGCTGGCAGCGTCGCGGTACTGCTCGTCGACCTTGACGGGTTCAAGCTGGTCAATGACGGGCTGGGGCACGGTGTTGGCGACGCAGTGCTGTGCAGGGTTGCCGAGTGTTTCCAGCATGCCGTACGCGATGGTGACACGGTCGCGAGACTCGGCGGCGACGAGTTCGCCATCCTGCTCGAGGACGTCAGGACCGTGGACGAAGCGGACGCTGCCGCAGCGCGATTGTATTCCGCACTGATGCTGCCGGTCACCGTGACGCTGCCGCAACCCGGCGCCGCGCCATCTGGCGATGCGGACAGAGACGGAACCAACGAAGGGCGCGGCGCCGGCTCCGAGCGCGAGATTTTCGTGAAGGCAAGCGTCGGTATTGCGCTCGCCACACCGGGTGAGGACGCGGAAGCCTTGCTGCGCAATGCCGACGTCGCGATGTACGCCGCGAAAGCACGCGGAAAGGGGCAGGCCATGCACTTCGAGCGGTCGATGCACGAGCAGGCACTCACGCGTCTGCGACTCGAAGAGGACCTGCGCGTGTCAGTGGCAGATCTGATGAATGGCGGCGAAAGTCCGTTCGCCGTGGTCTTCCAACCCATCGTGGCGCTGGACACGCACCGCGTGGTAAGTGCCGAAGCGCTGGTGCGCTGGAATCACCCGCGGCGCGGACTGATCTCCCCCGAGGAGTTCATCCCGGTCGCGGAGGACACCGGCCTCATCGTTCCACTCGGCCTCTGGGTGCTCACTCAGGCGTGCACCGCTGCCGCGAGCTGGCCGCTTTCAGCCGAGGACAGTGAAATCGGTGTGTCGGTCAACCTTTCGGGACGACAGCTCCAGGAAGCTTCCATCGTCGACGATGTACGTGGCGTGCTCGCGCTGACCGGACTTGCACCGGAGCGACTGACGCTCGAAATCACCGAAAGCGTAGTCATGCGCGACACGTCCGAGACCCTGGACCAGCTGAGAGCGCTCAAGACACTCGGACTCCGCCTGGCGGTCGACGATTTCGGCACGGGATACTCCTCGCTCAGCTATCTCAGGCAGTTCCCGGTGGACGTGCTCAAGATCGACAAGAGTTTCATCGACGGAATCGCGCGTGGCGGCGACGGCGCCGCACTGGCACGCACCATCGTTGCGCTCGCAGACACACTTCAACTCCGGACGGTAGCTGAAGGCATCGAAGATGGCGCGCAGCATACGGCCCTTCGCGGGCTCGGCTGCACGCTCGGACAGGGCTTCCTGTTTGCGCGACCCATGACGCATGGCGAACTCCTGCGGTGCATCGCGGGAAGTGCCCCGGCGTCGTCGCCGCTATCACGACGTACATGACCATCGTCGGCGTCGCGTAGAGCCAGCTCCTCCGCGCCACATGGATCGATGGGGCATCGACGCCGGACAGGCCGTGCGCGCCATATCTCGCTAGCCGTTTCCGCCATCAGTGCGGCTTGTGCGCCAGGGCCGGCCGCCGATGTGTAGTTGCCCCGACGTGGCTGGCGCTTCCAGATCCAGCAGGAAGCGTTTCCGCTCGAGTCCGCCGGCGTAGCCAACCAGCCGCCCGTCAGCGCCGACTACCCGGTGACACGGGACGATTATACTGAGCGGATTGCGAGCATTCGCTCCTCCCACTTCACGTGCAAGCGCCACGTTTCCCAACTGCTTCGCAAGCTGACCGTACGAACGTGTCTCACCATACGGTATTTCGCGCAGCAGATTCCACACGCGCAACTGAAATGCGCTGCCGCGCGGAGCCAGTGAAAGATCGAACTCGATTCGATCGCCAGCGAAGTACTCGCCGAGTTGCTGGCCAACTGCCTCGAAACCGGTCCGTACGTATGGTCCGAACGTAGCAGCGTCGGGCAGGCGCGAATGATCCGGGAAGTACACTCCGGACAGCACGCCGTGGTGAGCGACGAGAGTCAATTCGCCAAGTGGTGAATCGATGACTGTGTGACTGATGGGCATGTCTGTCTCCATGTTCATCTACAAGCTAGCTCGGTGTCCGAATGACGCTCGCCATTTTCGGACACGCAAGTGCTACGGCATCCCCGGCCAGCCTTCCCATGACCATCACGCGTATTCGCGCTCAATGCCATGTCCGAAAGTGGCGAGATGCCTGGCGCAACTCTCCATAGTGGCGAACGAGGTCGTTCAGGCTGAATGCGCGATTCAGACCGCTTGGGTTTGGCAGTATCCACACCTTCGAGCCGCCAAGGGTGAGTGATTGGAGCCCCCACTCGACTTTGTGGAGCCCGGACATGGACGAGTATGCGGCCTTTCCGAGGAAGGCGACATATTCCGGCGCGAAGTGCTCGATCTTCTTCTCGAGGCCTGCGGACGCGGCGAGAAATTCGTGCTTCGAGAGTTCGCTTGCACGCGCGGTTGGACGCTCGACCGCCGTAGTCAGGCCACAGCCGTACTGCAGAATTGTGCGATCATCATCCGGCGCTATTTGCTCGGGCGTAAAACCGGCAAGATGAATCGTGCGCCAGAAGCGATTTCCGCCACCGGTAAAATGGTGTCCCGCCATGGCCGCGCGCATTCCGGGATTGATGCCGCAAAAGATCACCGACAGGCCGGTATCCAGGATGTCCGGAAGTGTTGCGGGCGGATGGGATGGTTTCTCAGGCTGCGCGAGTTGCTTCACGCACGCGACTCCAGAAGCTTCGCAACCATTCCCAGCGACATGCTCCAGCCGGTTTCGTTGTCCTGCGGCGAAACGCCGCGCGGCACGCCGTCGTGCACGGCAGCGATGTCTGTGCCGCCATGCGCGTCGCGGAGCGTGTATGAGACCGTCATCTCCGCCTGAATCGTTGCGTCGATGTGGCGGCTGATGCGTGTCGTGCTCATGCCGGAAAGCTAGCGCGCACGCAGGCGATGAATCATCCCGTGGGTGCAGGGCACTCTCACCGGCGCCACTGGCGCCGGAACTCGACGCCGTGGAGGGCGGGCGCGAGCGATTCGTCGTACATTTTCATGGTTCGCCAATCCGGAATTCGCCTCACCCACATCTGGACGACGGAGGTTGTCATGACAGGGCTCTTCGCACTGTGGCTGCCGATCCTTCTTTCCGCGGTGATCGTGTTCATCGCAAGCGCGCTCATCCACACGGTGCTGCCCTGGCACAAGGGCGACTACCGATCAGTGGCGAACGAGCAACAGGTCAGCGCCGCGCTTCGTCCGTTCGCGATACCTCCGGGCGATTACATGCTGCCGCGTCCCGCGAGCAGCGCGGATCTCAAGTCGCCGGAATTTCTGGAGCGGGTAAGGCAGGGACCCAACATCGTCATGACGGTGCTTCCAAACGCTCAGTGGTCGATGGGGCGCAACCTCGGCCTCTGGTTCCTCTACTGTCTGATCGTAAGCATTCTCGCGGCATGGCTTACCGGACTCGCAGCACCGCCAGGCTCGGATTATCACGCAGTGTTTCACTTCATCGCGGTAACCGCGTTCATCGGTTACGCCGTCGCGTTGTGGCAGATGTCGATCTGGTGGCGACGCTCGTGGATGACGACCTTCAAGGCCACGGTCGACGGTATCATCTACGCACTTTTGACCGCGGGTGTGTTCGCGTGGCTCTGGCCGAGGTAGGGGTGGGATAGCAGCGGGATCGCATCCCGATAGCGGCATCCGCTCGCGGGCTGCCGGTGGAACAAAAGGGGGGCTTCCGTAAAATTAGGTAGGTAGCTATCTATCTAACCGCATGCCCTCATCCAACGACCCTCCGGCGATTCCGAGAGACAGCCTCGAAGTTTCCTTCATCGCCACCCTGTGTCCACTCCGGGAGAAGCTGCGCCGCTGCTACGACCATGAACTGACCGCGTTCGGGCTCTCTCGCGCGTTAGCAGCGCCACTCGTGCGAATCTGGGAGAACGATGGTCTGCGCCAGAATGCGCTGGCCGAGCAGATGGATATCGAAGGACCAAGCCTCGTCCGTCTGTTGGACCAGCTGTGTGCGAGTGGTCTCGTCGTTCGGCGCCCCGATCCGGACGATCAGCGTGCCAGGACTCTGCACCTCACTGCTGCAGGCGTGGAACTCGCCGGCCGCATCATGCCGGTGGTGGAACGATTGCGCCGGCAGCTTCTCGCGGGTGCCTCCGACGCCGATCTCGAGACCTGCCAGCGAGTGTTCACCAGCTTCCTCTCCGCGTGTGAGCGCGAGGGAGCGGATGTAACAAAGTGACGCGCTGTGTGAACAGCGGGTCGTCAAGCGGGTTCGTGCGCGCGTCTGGTACGCAACTCGCAGCGACCGGCCCGCGCGTCCGGCGCAGCTGTTTGATCGGTTACGCACATGACATTTGTTTTTTCACTGATGTCTTCAAGATCCAATAAATCACGTATGTCACATATTCGTACCACGCGCTTTCTGTCGTCGTCGGGCTTCATGGCCGCCGGCGCCTGCGTTGCCTCTCTTCTCGTCGCCTGCTCCAAGTCCGGACCGCCACCGACTCCACCTCCGTCGGAAGTGTCTGTGCTCACGGTGACGCCCCGCACGGTCGAGGACAATCTGGAATTCACCGGTCAGGTACGTGCGTACCGCAGCGTGCAGGTTCGCGCTCAGGCGAGCGGCGTGATCATGGCGCGTCCGTTCACCGAAGGCGCACGGGTGCACGTCGGCG
The window above is part of the Gemmatimonadota bacterium genome. Proteins encoded here:
- a CDS encoding EAL domain-containing protein, whose translation is MTPTPQVATAAGPRNATGAVAEADECFTPAAALGAIYRQADRWIAVFISAHLLFAVAIAPVYGTWNAVVLVGGGLALSFVVSAWRWPGSFWTRCLAGVALQGFAALHIYQMHGLAEMHFFIFTAVTMMIAYQDVVALWPGVICIVAQHTLFAYWHNQGQPIGGVPFFDHSHAGTMQLGFHFGIAVVEVVIASFWSYALRQRTIRDARQRAALAGVNAALAEREADTARSLALVEATLEATADGILVLDGTGRVTDYNKRVAEMWAISPHLLAEGDGTAVRNRLLAQVCDPVALGAYYAVTGGEPIYQRLDQVELTDGRVFECHVRPQHIGTNAVGRVLSFHDVTARVRLERELAHQALTDALTGLANRVLFRDRVAHALARGSRNAGSVAVLLVDLDGFKLVNDGLGHGVGDAVLCRVAECFQHAVRDGDTVARLGGDEFAILLEDVRTVDEADAAAARLYSALMLPVTVTLPQPGAAPSGDADRDGTNEGRGAGSEREIFVKASVGIALATPGEDAEALLRNADVAMYAAKARGKGQAMHFERSMHEQALTRLRLEEDLRVSVADLMNGGESPFAVVFQPIVALDTHRVVSAEALVRWNHPRRGLISPEEFIPVAEDTGLIVPLGLWVLTQACTAAASWPLSAEDSEIGVSVNLSGRQLQEASIVDDVRGVLALTGLAPERLTLEITESVVMRDTSETLDQLRALKTLGLRLAVDDFGTGYSSLSYLRQFPVDVLKIDKSFIDGIARGGDGAALARTIVALADTLQLRTVAEGIEDGAQHTALRGLGCTLGQGFLFARPMTHGELLRCIAGSAPASSPLSRRT
- a CDS encoding SRPBCC domain-containing protein, which gives rise to MSTTRISRHIDATIQAEMTVSYTLRDAHGGTDIAAVHDGVPRGVSPQDNETGWSMSLGMVAKLLESRA
- the mug gene encoding G/U mismatch-specific DNA glycosylase; the encoded protein is MKQLAQPEKPSHPPATLPDILDTGLSVIFCGINPGMRAAMAGHHFTGGGNRFWRTIHLAGFTPEQIAPDDDRTILQYGCGLTTAVERPTARASELSKHEFLAASAGLEKKIEHFAPEYVAFLGKAAYSSMSGLHKVEWGLQSLTLGGSKVWILPNPSGLNRAFSLNDLVRHYGELRQASRHFRTWH
- a CDS encoding MarR family transcriptional regulator — encoded protein: MPSSNDPPAIPRDSLEVSFIATLCPLREKLRRCYDHELTAFGLSRALAAPLVRIWENDGLRQNALAEQMDIEGPSLVRLLDQLCASGLVVRRPDPDDQRARTLHLTAAGVELAGRIMPVVERLRRQLLAGASDADLETCQRVFTSFLSACEREGADVTK
- a CDS encoding methylated-DNA--[protein]-cysteine S-methyltransferase, yielding MPISHTVIDSPLGELTLVAHHGVLSGVYFPDHSRLPDAATFGPYVRTGFEAVGQQLGEYFAGDRIEFDLSLAPRGSAFQLRVWNLLREIPYGETRSYGQLAKQLGNVALAREVGGANARNPLSIIVPCHRVVGADGRLVGYAGGLERKRFLLDLEAPATSGQLHIGGRPWRTSRTDGGNG